A stretch of Desulfovibrio sp. UIB00 DNA encodes these proteins:
- a CDS encoding flagellin, whose product MYINNNSMASNVANNLTSHYSDLATSTQRLSTGLRVNSAADDAAGLAIRELMRTDIKALQQGVRNANDAISLIQTADGALGVIDEKLTRMKELAEQASTGTYDSTQRLMIESEYQAMASEITRIANATDFNGIHLLDGNLSGDTHVGSTMTSTGKMKVHFGTANDSAEDYYYIQIGTSTASALGVGNETTVGRAGATISTQEAAQKALVAITNAVVSKDKIRAHLGALQNRLENTVSNLTTQAENLQAAESRISDVDVATEMTKFVRNQILTQSSVAMLSQANSMPKMAMQLIQG is encoded by the coding sequence ATGTATATCAATAACAACTCAATGGCTTCCAATGTTGCCAACAACTTGACCTCGCACTACAGCGACCTGGCGACTTCGACCCAGCGTCTGTCCACAGGCCTGCGCGTGAACTCCGCTGCCGACGATGCCGCCGGCCTCGCCATTCGCGAATTGATGCGTACGGATATCAAGGCGTTGCAACAGGGCGTGCGTAATGCCAACGACGCCATTTCCCTCATTCAGACCGCCGACGGCGCCCTGGGCGTCATCGACGAAAAGCTGACCCGTATGAAGGAACTGGCAGAACAGGCTTCCACCGGTACCTATGACTCCACCCAGCGCTTGATGATCGAATCGGAGTACCAGGCCATGGCATCGGAAATTACCCGAATCGCCAACGCCACGGACTTCAACGGCATCCACCTGCTGGACGGCAATCTGTCCGGTGACACGCATGTGGGCAGCACGATGACCTCCACCGGCAAGATGAAGGTCCACTTCGGTACTGCCAACGACTCGGCGGAAGACTATTACTACATCCAGATCGGCACGAGCACAGCCTCGGCCCTTGGTGTAGGCAATGAGACGACCGTCGGACGGGCCGGTGCAACCATCTCCACCCAGGAAGCGGCGCAGAAGGCCCTTGTGGCCATCACCAACGCGGTGGTTTCCAAGGACAAGATCCGGGCACATCTGGGCGCGTTGCAGAACCGCCTGGAGAACACCGTCTCCAACCTCACCACTCAGGCTGAAAACTTGCAGGCGGCTGAATCCCGCATTTCCGACGTGGACGTGGCCACGGAAATGACGAAGTTTGTCCGCAATCAGATCCTCACCC